The following proteins come from a genomic window of Pseudomonas putida:
- the tsf gene encoding translation elongation factor Ts has protein sequence MAAITAALVKELRERTGEGMMDCKKALEKAGGDIEKAIDDMRASGAIKAAKKAGNVAAEGAIAVKTDGKSAVLLEVNSQTDFLALQDDFKNFVAESLEEAFAQKLTDAAPLIASREAAREALVAKCGENVNIRRLVRVEGDVVGAYLHGNKIGAVVVLKGGDVELAKNIAMHVAASNPEFLDASEISAEAIEREKNVFLQLNADKIAGKPGNIVENMINGRITKFKAEASLKEQAFVMNPEVKVGELAKKAGAEIVSFTYFKVGEGIEKPVDDFAAEVAAQVAAAKQ, from the coding sequence ATGGCAGCAATTACTGCAGCGCTGGTCAAAGAACTGCGCGAGCGTACCGGCGAAGGCATGATGGATTGCAAAAAGGCCCTGGAAAAGGCCGGCGGCGACATCGAAAAAGCCATTGACGACATGCGTGCCTCGGGCGCCATCAAGGCCGCCAAAAAGGCTGGCAACGTCGCTGCCGAAGGCGCGATCGCCGTCAAGACCGACGGTAAATCCGCCGTCCTGCTGGAAGTCAACTCGCAGACCGACTTCCTGGCTCTGCAAGACGACTTCAAGAACTTCGTCGCTGAAAGCCTCGAAGAAGCTTTCGCCCAGAAGCTGACCGATGCCGCTCCGCTGATCGCCTCGCGCGAAGCTGCTCGTGAAGCCCTGGTCGCCAAGTGCGGCGAGAACGTCAACATCCGTCGCCTGGTGCGCGTTGAGGGTGACGTTGTCGGTGCTTACCTGCACGGTAACAAGATCGGTGCTGTTGTCGTCCTCAAGGGCGGCGACGTCGAGCTGGCCAAGAACATTGCCATGCACGTTGCAGCTTCGAACCCAGAGTTCCTGGATGCGTCGGAAATCTCCGCCGAGGCCATCGAGCGCGAGAAGAACGTCTTCCTGCAGCTGAACGCCGACAAGATCGCCGGCAAGCCGGGAAACATCGTTGAAAACATGATCAACGGCCGTATCACCAAGTTCAAGGCCGAAGCCTCGCTGAAAGAGCAAGCCTTCGTCATGAACCCGGAAGTCAAAGTCGGCGAGCTGGCCAAGAAGGCCGGTGCTGAAATCGTTTCCTTCACCTACTTCAAAGTAGGCGAAGGCATCGAGAAGCCGGTCGACGACTTCGCTGCTGAAGTTGCCGCTCAGGTAGCTGCCGCCAAGCAGTAA
- the rpsB gene encoding 30S ribosomal protein S2: protein MSQVNMRDMLKAGVHFGHQTRYWNPKMGKYIFGARNKIHIINLEKTLPMFNDALSFVERLAQGKNKIMFVGTKRSAGKIVAEQAARCGSPYVDHRWLGGMLTNYKTIRASIKRLRDLETQAEDGTFAKLTKKEALMRSRDLEKLDRSLGGIKDMGGLPDALFVIDVDHERIAITEANKLGIPVIGVVDTNSSPEGVDYIIPGNDDAIRAIELYMTSMADAVIRGRNNVAGGTEVYAEEAAAPAAE from the coding sequence ATGTCCCAAGTCAACATGCGCGATATGCTGAAGGCCGGTGTGCACTTCGGCCACCAGACCCGTTACTGGAACCCGAAAATGGGCAAGTACATTTTCGGCGCGCGTAACAAGATCCACATCATCAACCTGGAAAAAACCCTGCCAATGTTCAACGACGCTCTGTCGTTCGTAGAACGCCTGGCCCAGGGCAAGAATAAGATCATGTTCGTCGGCACCAAGCGTTCCGCCGGCAAGATCGTCGCCGAGCAAGCTGCTCGTTGCGGTTCGCCATACGTTGACCACCGCTGGTTGGGCGGCATGCTGACCAACTACAAAACCATCCGCGCTTCGATCAAGCGTCTGCGCGACCTGGAAACCCAGGCCGAAGACGGCACTTTTGCCAAGCTGACCAAGAAAGAAGCCCTGATGCGTTCGCGCGATCTGGAAAAGCTGGACCGCAGCCTGGGTGGTATCAAGGACATGGGCGGCCTGCCTGATGCCCTGTTCGTGATCGACGTTGACCACGAGCGCATTGCCATCACCGAAGCCAACAAGCTGGGCATCCCGGTTATCGGCGTTGTCGATACCAACAGCAGCCCAGAAGGTGTTGACTACATCATCCCAGGTAACGATGACGCCATTCGCGCTATCGAGCTGTACATGACTTCGATGGCTGACGCCGTCATCCGCGGCCGCAACAACGTTGCTGGCGGCACCGAAGTCTACGCTGAAGAAGCGGCTGCACCTGCTGCCGAGTAA
- the pyrH gene encoding UMP kinase yields MAQQGSGYQARYKRILLKLSGEALMGSEEFGIDPKVLDRMALEVGQLVGIGVQVGLVIGGGNLFRGAALSAAGMDRVTGDHMGMLATVMNGLAMRDALERANITAIVMSAISMVGVTDHYDRRKAMRHLNAKEVVIFAAGTGNPFFTTDSAACLRAIEIDADVVLKATKVDGVYTADPFKDPHAEKFDHLTYDEVLDRKLGVMDLTAICLCRDHKMPLRVFNMNKPGALLNIVHGGAEGTLIEEVQK; encoded by the coding sequence ATGGCTCAGCAGGGCAGTGGTTATCAGGCTCGCTATAAACGCATTCTACTCAAACTTAGCGGCGAGGCCCTGATGGGCTCGGAAGAGTTCGGGATCGACCCCAAGGTCCTGGATCGCATGGCCCTGGAAGTTGGCCAGCTGGTCGGCATCGGTGTCCAGGTCGGTCTGGTGATCGGCGGTGGCAACCTGTTCCGTGGCGCGGCGCTCAGTGCAGCCGGCATGGACCGTGTTACCGGCGACCACATGGGCATGCTGGCGACCGTAATGAATGGCCTGGCCATGCGCGATGCGCTGGAGCGGGCGAACATTACCGCCATCGTCATGTCGGCCATTTCCATGGTGGGTGTGACCGATCACTACGACCGTCGCAAAGCCATGCGCCACCTGAACGCCAAAGAAGTCGTAATCTTCGCTGCCGGTACTGGCAACCCGTTCTTCACCACCGACTCCGCCGCCTGCCTGCGTGCCATCGAAATCGATGCCGACGTGGTATTGAAGGCAACCAAGGTCGATGGTGTATACACTGCAGATCCATTCAAGGACCCGCATGCCGAGAAGTTCGATCATCTGACCTACGATGAAGTGCTGGATCGCAAGCTGGGTGTAATGGACCTCACGGCAATCTGCCTTTGCCGCGACCACAAGATGCCGCTGCGCGTCTTCAACATGAACAAACCCGGCGCCTTGCTCAACATCGTGCATGGCGGCGCGGAAGGAACTCTGATCGAGGAAGTTCAAAAATGA